In Bacillus toyonensis BCT-7112, a single window of DNA contains:
- a CDS encoding methyl-accepting chemotaxis protein: MKQTSEATEQITQAIEQVSSGAEIQTREVEEGATLLEEVTEGVQRVADSSSLVSTASMYTKKKAEDGGKLVEQTVNQMQLIHESVSNSDKVIALLDDKSKQIGAILEVIQHIAEQTNLLALNAAIEAARAGEQGRGFAIVADEVRKLAEQSGQSSTEIGKLVKEIQFDIKETVSSMNQVGTEVQSGLVVANETKQSFAEILKSTNDTVVQIDSMVEVAKQMTVDAKQVSASINEIAATIEENAASVQNIAGSSEEQLASVDEINGAAVHLSQMAEELQEMIGKFKV, translated from the coding sequence ATGAAGCAGACAAGTGAAGCGACAGAACAAATTACACAAGCTATAGAGCAAGTGTCGAGTGGGGCTGAAATACAAACGAGAGAAGTTGAAGAAGGAGCGACGTTATTAGAAGAAGTTACAGAAGGAGTTCAGCGTGTTGCTGATAGTTCTTCATTAGTATCAACAGCTTCTATGTATACGAAGAAAAAAGCTGAAGATGGTGGGAAGTTAGTTGAGCAAACTGTGAATCAAATGCAATTAATTCATGAGTCAGTTTCAAATTCAGATAAAGTCATTGCTTTATTAGATGATAAGTCGAAACAAATCGGAGCAATTCTGGAAGTGATTCAACATATTGCAGAGCAGACAAATTTATTAGCATTAAATGCTGCAATTGAGGCTGCAAGAGCTGGGGAGCAAGGAAGAGGATTTGCAATTGTAGCGGATGAAGTGCGAAAATTAGCTGAACAATCAGGACAGTCTTCTACGGAAATTGGAAAACTAGTGAAAGAGATTCAATTTGATATAAAAGAAACGGTAAGCTCTATGAATCAAGTTGGAACAGAAGTACAATCAGGTCTTGTAGTTGCAAATGAAACGAAGCAAAGCTTTGCTGAAATATTGAAATCTACAAATGATACAGTTGTGCAAATTGATAGTATGGTAGAAGTAGCGAAACAAATGACGGTAGATGCCAAACAAGTAAGTGCATCTATTAATGAAATTGCAGCTACGATTGAAGAAAATGCAGCAAGTGTTCAAAATATTGCTGGCTCTTCTGAAGAGCAATTAGCTTCAGTAGATGAAATTAATGGAGCAGCAGTTCACTTATCACAAATGGCAGAAGAATTGCAAGAGATGATTGGCAAGTTTAAAGTGTAA
- a CDS encoding ATP-binding protein, which yields MKFKKLKLQPRITLTISTLILVVLLLTSYLFYYILSETVEEQIGKRALHVAKTVAAIPEIAEAFQKENPASIIQPIAEKIRIDTDADFIVVGNKEGIRYAHPKKDKIGEVMVGGDNKGVLLEGKSYVSKATGSLGPSLRGKVPIRNQDNKIIGVVSVGFSMDDIHGAVEVYGKRVFWITIIGLLMGIIGSIYLAASIKRMMFGMEPEEISSLYEEHSTVIQSVREGIIVIDKKGMISLVNQAAYDILSLDNRKNIIGSFILNIIPNSSILDVLQTGEEQFDRQLNIKGQAVIANRLPIKVNNKVTGVVSSLRLKSEMDQLTAELSQTKQYTEALRAQTHEYNNLLYTLSGLIQLESYEDALELIHKETAVYQDFVQFIMKRIQNPWLGGILIGFYNRARELKIDFVLDRESSLETLSPHIESNYVVSILGNLITNAFEAIEKNQEHDKKVRMFVTDIGEEILIEVEDSGQGIHDEIITSIFYKGFSTKEGEKRGYGLAKVKELVEDLNGSIAIEKGDLGGALFIIALPKERGEL from the coding sequence TTGAAATTTAAAAAATTAAAACTACAACCGAGAATTACATTAACTATTAGTACACTTATTCTTGTTGTGCTTTTGTTAACAAGTTATTTGTTTTACTACATATTATCTGAAACAGTAGAAGAGCAAATTGGTAAAAGAGCTTTGCATGTTGCGAAAACAGTTGCAGCTATACCGGAAATCGCGGAAGCTTTTCAAAAAGAAAATCCAGCTTCTATTATTCAACCGATTGCAGAAAAAATTCGAATTGATACAGATGCTGATTTTATTGTGGTTGGAAATAAAGAAGGGATTCGTTATGCACACCCCAAGAAAGACAAAATAGGAGAAGTAATGGTTGGTGGAGATAATAAAGGAGTGCTATTAGAAGGGAAATCTTACGTTTCGAAAGCAACGGGATCATTAGGACCTTCCTTACGCGGAAAAGTTCCAATCCGTAATCAGGATAATAAAATTATTGGTGTAGTATCTGTTGGATTTTCAATGGATGATATTCATGGAGCGGTAGAAGTGTATGGAAAGCGTGTATTTTGGATTACAATAATCGGTTTGTTAATGGGAATAATCGGTTCCATATATTTAGCTGCAAGTATAAAAAGAATGATGTTTGGGATGGAACCAGAAGAAATTTCATCTTTATATGAAGAGCATAGTACAGTGATTCAATCTGTACGAGAAGGGATTATCGTAATTGATAAAAAGGGCATGATTAGTTTAGTCAATCAAGCAGCCTACGATATTCTTTCACTAGACAACCGAAAAAATATCATTGGATCATTTATTTTAAATATAATTCCTAATTCATCCATACTAGATGTACTTCAAACTGGTGAAGAACAGTTTGATCGTCAATTAAATATAAAAGGGCAGGCTGTTATTGCTAATCGTCTACCTATTAAAGTAAATAATAAAGTAACCGGCGTCGTATCGAGCTTACGTTTGAAATCTGAAATGGACCAGTTAACAGCAGAATTATCTCAGACGAAGCAATATACAGAGGCGTTACGAGCACAAACCCATGAATACAACAATTTATTGTATACGCTTTCAGGTCTTATCCAATTAGAGTCATATGAAGATGCTCTAGAGCTCATTCATAAGGAGACGGCGGTATATCAAGATTTTGTTCAATTTATTATGAAGCGAATTCAAAATCCATGGCTAGGTGGAATTTTAATTGGATTTTATAATAGGGCAAGAGAGTTGAAGATTGATTTTGTACTAGATCGAGAAAGTAGTTTAGAAACATTAAGTCCGCATATTGAGAGTAATTATGTCGTTTCGATTTTAGGGAATTTAATTACGAATGCATTTGAAGCAATTGAAAAAAATCAAGAGCATGATAAGAAAGTTAGAATGTTTGTAACAGATATCGGAGAAGAAATATTAATTGAAGTGGAAGATTCGGGGCAAGGGATTCATGATGAAATAATTACTAGCATATTTTATAAAGGCTTTTCAACGAAAGAAGGAGAGAAGCGAGGATATGGATTAGCAAAAGTGAAAGAGTTAGTAGAAGATTTAAATGGAAGCATTGCAATTGAAAAAGGGGATTTAGGTGGTGCGTTGTTCATTATTGCATTACCGAAAGAGAGAGGCGAGTTGTAA
- a CDS encoding response regulator, translating into MGEEIEVLIVEDDIRIADIHRRFTEKIEGFKVIGTATTGEQAKEWLELVKPQLVLLDVYLPDIQGTELVTYIRHNLHDTDIIMITAASETDVVRHALRGGVTDYIVKPLMFDRFKASLESYQKKIRQLKKSNQLSTEQIEHLWSQRGVKGNTVEYAPKGIDPLTLAKIKKHMLTVNEEGITAEVLSSMVGVSRSTARRYLEYLISGKKVHAELIYGSVGRPERRYFLVSS; encoded by the coding sequence ATGGGTGAGGAGATTGAAGTATTAATTGTAGAAGATGATATTCGGATTGCGGACATTCATCGGCGTTTTACTGAAAAAATTGAAGGATTTAAAGTAATTGGAACAGCAACGACTGGGGAACAAGCGAAGGAATGGCTAGAGCTTGTGAAGCCACAACTCGTTTTATTAGACGTGTACTTACCTGATATACAAGGAACAGAACTTGTCACATATATTAGGCATAATTTGCATGATACAGATATTATTATGATTACAGCTGCATCGGAAACTGATGTAGTAAGGCATGCTTTACGTGGTGGAGTAACTGATTATATCGTAAAACCACTTATGTTTGACCGTTTTAAAGCGAGTTTAGAAAGTTATCAAAAAAAGATTAGGCAGTTAAAGAAAAGCAATCAATTATCTACAGAACAAATTGAACACTTATGGTCTCAAAGAGGTGTGAAGGGAAATACAGTTGAATATGCTCCAAAAGGAATAGATCCTTTAACTTTAGCGAAAATAAAAAAGCATATGTTAACAGTTAATGAAGAAGGAATTACCGCAGAAGTGTTAAGCTCGATGGTTGGAGTAAGTCGATCAACAGCGAGACGCTATTTAGAGTATTTAATATCTGGGAAGAAAGTACATGCAGAGCTTATATATGGAAGTGTAGGGAGACCAGAGAGAAGGTATTTTCTCGTTTCTTCATAA
- a CDS encoding CitMHS family transporter: MLALLGFAMVFVFMFLIMTKRMSALVALILIPITFALIGGFYADMGPMMLEGIQKLAPTGIMLMFAILYFGIMIDSGLFDPVISKILKFVKGDPLKIVVGTAILTIIVSLDGDGTTTYMITVSAMYPLYKRLGMNPLILAGVVMLGAGVTNLTPWGGPTARVMSALGLDASELFTPLIPGMIAGAIWVVFVAYYLGKKERKRLGIMDVQYLKQMQTMDEQAATVEAAVHKRPKLLWINFLLTATLLVCLILEVMPLPVLFTVAFAIAVMINYPNLEQQKERIASHAGNVLAVVSLVFAAGIFTGILSGTKMVDAMAQSVVTLIPDALGPQLPIITALLSMPFTFFMSNDAFYFGVLPILTKAAATYGISAAEMGRASLLGQPVHLLSPLVASTYLLVGMAKVDFGEHQRFTLLWAVGTTMVMLITGIVIGIIPI, encoded by the coding sequence ATGTTAGCTCTACTTGGATTTGCAATGGTATTTGTCTTTATGTTTTTAATCATGACGAAACGTATGTCAGCATTAGTAGCATTAATATTAATTCCAATTACTTTCGCATTAATTGGCGGATTTTATGCAGACATGGGTCCTATGATGTTAGAGGGCATTCAAAAATTAGCACCTACCGGTATTATGCTTATGTTTGCCATTTTATATTTTGGAATTATGATCGATAGCGGTTTATTCGATCCTGTCATTAGTAAAATATTAAAATTTGTAAAAGGGGATCCTTTAAAAATTGTTGTTGGTACAGCCATTCTTACTATTATTGTTTCATTAGATGGGGATGGAACAACAACGTATATGATTACTGTTTCCGCAATGTACCCATTATATAAACGTCTCGGAATGAATCCACTTATATTAGCTGGGGTTGTTATGTTAGGGGCAGGTGTGACAAATCTTACACCTTGGGGTGGACCAACTGCTCGAGTTATGAGTGCACTTGGACTAGATGCATCAGAGCTCTTTACACCACTTATACCAGGAATGATTGCTGGTGCAATTTGGGTAGTTTTCGTTGCCTACTATCTTGGAAAAAAAGAAAGAAAACGTTTAGGCATTATGGATGTGCAATATTTAAAACAAATGCAAACAATGGATGAGCAAGCTGCCACAGTAGAAGCTGCCGTGCATAAACGCCCTAAACTTCTATGGATTAACTTTTTATTGACCGCTACATTACTTGTCTGTCTCATACTAGAAGTTATGCCGTTACCTGTTCTCTTTACAGTTGCTTTCGCTATTGCTGTTATGATTAACTATCCAAACTTAGAACAACAAAAAGAACGTATTGCCTCTCATGCAGGAAACGTATTAGCTGTTGTTTCACTCGTATTTGCTGCTGGAATTTTCACTGGTATTTTATCTGGAACAAAAATGGTAGATGCAATGGCTCAAAGTGTAGTAACTCTTATACCAGATGCACTTGGACCACAGTTGCCAATTATTACAGCTCTTCTTAGTATGCCGTTCACATTTTTCATGTCCAATGATGCATTTTACTTCGGGGTATTACCTATTTTAACGAAGGCTGCTGCTACTTATGGAATTAGTGCAGCTGAAATGGGACGCGCTTCCTTACTCGGTCAACCCGTTCACTTATTAAGTCCTCTTGTCGCTTCCACTTATTTATTGGTCGGAATGGCTAAAGTTGATTTTGGTGAACATCAACGCTTCACTTTATTGTGGGCCGTTGGAACGACAATGGTGATGTTGATTACTGGAATTGTAATTGGGATTATTCCAATATAA
- a CDS encoding nitrous oxide reductase accessory protein NosL yields the protein MRIKYVVLAICLCFLFTIVGCGKKGTTAVAIDEKHDKCDICQIGVTDNQFATEIILENGKALKFDDIGCMYKWMEINPGEKTKEKFVRDYDSKDWVSLEDATYVYDKTITTPMAYNVISFKNKKDAESFVSNYKGKVLSYKELAEHKWEMNKEMMGKPKTGNHGGHH from the coding sequence ATGAGAATAAAGTATGTTGTGCTTGCTATATGTTTATGTTTCTTATTTACGATAGTGGGGTGTGGGAAAAAGGGAACAACAGCTGTGGCAATTGATGAGAAACATGATAAGTGTGATATTTGCCAAATTGGGGTAACGGATAATCAATTTGCAACAGAAATCATTTTAGAAAATGGAAAAGCGTTAAAGTTTGATGATATTGGTTGTATGTATAAATGGATGGAGATTAATCCAGGCGAAAAGACGAAAGAAAAATTTGTTCGAGATTATGATTCGAAAGATTGGGTTTCGTTAGAAGACGCTACTTACGTATATGATAAAACAATAACGACACCAATGGCTTATAATGTCATTTCATTTAAAAATAAAAAAGATGCAGAGAGCTTTGTATCTAACTATAAGGGTAAGGTTCTTTCGTATAAAGAGCTAGCAGAGCATAAATGGGAAATGAATAAAGAAATGATGGGGAAACCGAAAACAGGGAATCACGGTGGGCATCATTAA
- a CDS encoding ankyrin repeat domain-containing protein, with the protein MYSRRVIVCDGGMVKKTLSFIGAVVVRKQKILLCMLLGLLMTVVACDKQEEPESKPVHVKNEKKKEKHKEQEEVKEEKSINLLDKQLLLSATLGDTETAMKLIQDGANINVEGDNRETPILAATYQNHVETVKALIGAGANIEVKDEKQSNPFLYASREGYTDIVKVLINAGVNTKETTKSGGTALISASERGHVEVVKELLEHTDIDVNYKNERGGTALIEAIVLGNGSESHKKVIQMLIDHGADVNMANKENITPLQYAEKRGFKDIANVLRIAGANEVVQPQPQPVE; encoded by the coding sequence ATGTACTCAAGAAGAGTTATTGTATGTGATGGAGGAATGGTTAAGAAAACATTATCTTTCATAGGAGCTGTAGTTGTGAGAAAACAAAAAATTTTATTATGTATGTTATTAGGACTTTTAATGACGGTAGTGGCTTGCGATAAGCAAGAGGAACCAGAATCGAAACCGGTTCATGTGAAAAACGAAAAGAAAAAAGAAAAGCATAAAGAACAAGAAGAAGTTAAAGAAGAAAAAAGTATAAATTTACTGGACAAACAGTTGTTACTTTCAGCGACTCTTGGAGACACAGAGACAGCTATGAAGTTGATTCAGGATGGAGCGAATATAAACGTAGAAGGTGACAACCGAGAAACCCCTATCCTTGCAGCAACGTACCAAAATCATGTAGAGACAGTTAAAGCATTAATTGGTGCAGGTGCAAATATTGAAGTCAAAGATGAGAAACAAAGCAATCCATTCCTTTATGCAAGTAGAGAAGGGTATACGGATATTGTAAAAGTATTAATTAATGCAGGAGTTAATACGAAAGAAACGACTAAGTCAGGTGGCACAGCACTCATTTCTGCATCTGAGCGTGGTCATGTAGAGGTTGTTAAAGAATTATTAGAGCATACAGATATTGATGTGAATTATAAAAATGAACGTGGTGGTACAGCTTTAATAGAAGCAATTGTATTGGGAAATGGTAGTGAAAGCCATAAGAAAGTAATTCAAATGCTTATTGACCACGGGGCAGATGTAAATATGGCCAATAAGGAAAATATTACGCCGCTGCAATATGCTGAAAAAAGAGGTTTTAAAGATATTGCGAATGTGTTGAGAATAGCTGGTGCGAATGAAGTAGTGCAGCCGCAACCACAACCGGTGGAATAA
- a CDS encoding GNAT family N-acetyltransferase, translating into MRFSELELIVIQAEVLFVHNQVGRIKSVNEQGNPKAPRFFLSKTREGNITRYHCNLDGEIISKIEKLIRERSNHIEIAKIMKVLNEERTVENIWMGPAYMFPNNSNEPTRVIQITEKNKELMRENFPNLIEQMEWRQPYFAIVENEQVVSICCSARSTPIATEASVETVEGFQGKGYGADVVKAWEMSITEEKRIPLYSTSWDNCASQAVARKLKLINYGMNLHID; encoded by the coding sequence ATGCGATTTTCAGAACTTGAGTTAATAGTAATTCAGGCAGAGGTTTTATTTGTTCATAATCAAGTGGGAAGAATAAAGAGTGTAAATGAACAGGGAAATCCGAAAGCACCACGTTTTTTTCTTAGCAAAACTCGTGAAGGGAATATAACGAGATATCATTGTAATTTGGATGGTGAAATAATAAGTAAGATTGAGAAATTAATTCGAGAACGTTCAAATCACATAGAGATAGCAAAGATCATGAAAGTATTAAATGAAGAGAGAACGGTAGAGAATATTTGGATGGGTCCTGCTTACATGTTTCCAAATAATTCAAATGAGCCGACTAGGGTGATACAAATAACAGAGAAGAATAAAGAGCTCATGCGAGAAAATTTTCCTAATCTAATAGAACAGATGGAATGGAGGCAACCTTATTTTGCAATTGTTGAAAATGAACAAGTCGTTTCTATATGCTGCAGTGCAAGAAGTACGCCTATAGCTACTGAGGCAAGTGTGGAAACTGTAGAGGGCTTCCAGGGAAAGGGATATGGTGCTGATGTCGTTAAAGCTTGGGAAATGTCAATAACAGAAGAAAAACGTATTCCGCTTTATAGTACCTCTTGGGATAATTGTGCTTCACAAGCAGTGGCGAGAAAACTAAAACTTATTAACTATGGAATGAATTTACATATTGATTGA
- a CDS encoding glycerol-3-phosphate responsive antiterminator yields the protein MFKEPHIAMIKDWKGYKAYKKLPKTVFLMTGSMLELPERVYELQKHGHDVFLHCDFIQGLNTNTEEALLYIQDVIGAQGIISTKGSTIRNANKIGLKTIQRIFIVDTLSLTKSIENCKTTKPNAVEIMPGIMPSIIKQLAEKIEFPIIAGGLIQTREDAEIAIRAGASAISTSHYEVWIQEEKRSATL from the coding sequence ATGTTTAAAGAACCTCATATCGCGATGATAAAGGATTGGAAAGGGTATAAAGCGTACAAAAAATTACCGAAAACAGTTTTTCTTATGACTGGTTCAATGCTGGAGTTACCAGAGCGTGTATACGAATTACAGAAACATGGACATGATGTATTTCTTCATTGTGATTTTATACAAGGCTTAAATACGAACACAGAGGAAGCCCTTTTGTATATTCAAGATGTTATCGGAGCACAAGGTATTATTTCAACAAAAGGTTCGACAATTCGAAATGCCAATAAAATTGGATTAAAAACGATTCAACGAATTTTTATTGTCGATACTTTATCTCTTACAAAATCAATTGAAAATTGTAAAACGACTAAACCAAATGCGGTAGAGATTATGCCTGGAATTATGCCTTCTATTATAAAACAGCTAGCAGAGAAAATAGAGTTTCCTATTATTGCAGGTGGATTGATTCAAACGCGGGAAGATGCGGAAATTGCCATTCGTGCGGGAGCAAGTGCGATTTCAACGAGTCATTATGAAGTATGGATACAAGAAGAAAAAAGGAGTGCAACCTTGTGA
- a CDS encoding ABC transporter ATP-binding protein, translated as MIELKDVSKIYINAEETAVKDVSVHIKKGEFFVLVGPSGCGKSTLLRMIAGLEEISSGDLMINERVANNLEPKDRNLSMVFQNYALYPHLTVEENILFGLKVRKVQKEERQKRLIEAIEMVGLKEYVKMKPGQLSGGQRQRVALARAIVSQAPICLMDEPLSNLDAKLRAQMRIEIREIQQRLGITMIYVTHDQIEAMTMGDRIMVLNKGSIQQVGTPLDIYNEPANEFVASFIGSPSMNINDGEVDKEKGVLHIGQLQIPLSIGQLKQLPAGTIRIGMRPEHIALSEAGQEVTLQSVEVLGNESILNFAVNGTTWSAKVIGQLILNKGDKVKLLFSQEKLCFFHQNKNERLKVVAEEELKVVAK; from the coding sequence GTGATCGAATTGAAAGATGTTTCAAAGATATATATAAATGCGGAAGAGACAGCGGTTAAAGATGTATCGGTTCATATTAAGAAGGGAGAATTTTTCGTTTTAGTTGGACCTTCGGGATGTGGAAAAAGTACATTACTACGAATGATCGCTGGCTTAGAAGAAATCTCTTCGGGAGATTTAATGATTAATGAACGTGTTGCAAATAATTTAGAGCCGAAAGACCGTAATTTATCAATGGTATTTCAAAATTATGCATTATATCCACACCTAACTGTAGAAGAAAATATTTTATTTGGACTTAAGGTAAGGAAGGTACAAAAAGAAGAGCGACAAAAACGATTAATAGAAGCTATTGAAATGGTAGGGCTGAAAGAGTATGTGAAAATGAAACCGGGCCAATTATCAGGCGGACAAAGACAGCGTGTTGCGCTTGCCAGGGCGATCGTGAGTCAAGCACCGATTTGTTTAATGGATGAACCACTTTCGAATTTAGATGCGAAATTACGTGCGCAAATGAGGATTGAAATTAGAGAAATTCAGCAACGACTCGGAATTACGATGATTTACGTTACTCACGATCAAATAGAAGCGATGACTATGGGAGATCGTATCATGGTCTTGAATAAAGGAAGTATACAACAAGTTGGAACACCTCTTGATATATACAACGAACCAGCAAATGAATTTGTTGCAAGTTTTATAGGTTCTCCTTCTATGAATATAAATGATGGAGAAGTGGATAAAGAAAAAGGCGTATTACATATAGGGCAATTGCAAATTCCATTATCTATTGGACAGTTAAAGCAATTACCAGCAGGGACAATTCGAATAGGTATGCGTCCTGAGCATATTGCATTGTCTGAGGCAGGACAAGAAGTTACGCTGCAATCTGTAGAAGTATTAGGGAATGAGTCTATATTAAACTTTGCGGTAAATGGAACAACTTGGAGTGCGAAAGTCATCGGACAGTTAATCCTGAACAAAGGTGACAAAGTAAAATTATTATTCTCGCAAGAAAAACTATGTTTCTTTCACCAAAATAAGAATGAACGATTAAAAGTGGTGGCTGAAGAAGAGTTGAAAGTGGTGGCGAAATAA
- a CDS encoding carbohydrate ABC transporter permease yields the protein MIEVGKLPVQTAVSKKKSLWGRTKDLRIGLLFLAPSILLFSIFLFYPLFRTIYYSFYLTDIHGEANLFVGLENYQYLFSDPAFYKSIKSTLLFVLYTVPTSIVFALFLALIANEKVRGIGLFRVLFSSTMGISVAASAVIWLFLFHPSVGLFNNILAAMNLPAIAWLTSPDWALFSVSVTTVWVNTGFAFLVILGGLQNIDTSLYESASIDGASYLYKLRRVTLPMLSPTLFFIVTVTLISAFQSFGQIDILTHGGPNDETNLIVYSIYKEAFVNHQFGTASAQAMVLFVFIFIATLLQFKFAERKVHYK from the coding sequence ATGATTGAAGTAGGGAAGCTACCAGTTCAAACAGCAGTGTCAAAAAAGAAGAGTTTATGGGGCAGAACGAAAGATTTAAGAATAGGATTATTGTTTTTGGCTCCATCTATTTTGTTATTTTCAATTTTTCTTTTCTATCCATTGTTTAGGACGATTTACTATAGCTTTTATTTAACAGATATACACGGAGAAGCCAATCTTTTCGTTGGCTTAGAAAATTATCAATATTTATTTTCTGATCCTGCTTTCTACAAAAGTATAAAGTCAACTTTATTATTTGTTTTATATACAGTGCCTACTAGTATTGTATTCGCCTTATTTCTTGCATTAATTGCAAATGAAAAAGTAAGAGGTATTGGATTGTTCCGTGTTCTCTTTTCTTCAACGATGGGAATATCAGTAGCTGCTAGCGCAGTGATTTGGCTATTTTTATTTCATCCAAGTGTAGGGTTATTTAATAATATATTAGCCGCTATGAATCTTCCGGCAATCGCATGGTTAACGAGTCCGGACTGGGCACTGTTTTCTGTATCGGTTACAACGGTTTGGGTGAATACAGGATTTGCATTTTTAGTTATATTAGGTGGTTTGCAAAATATTGATACGTCTTTATATGAGAGTGCATCTATAGATGGTGCTAGTTATTTATATAAGCTTCGCCGCGTTACATTACCGATGCTATCACCAACTTTATTCTTTATCGTGACAGTAACGTTAATTAGTGCATTCCAAAGTTTTGGACAAATTGATATTTTAACGCACGGTGGACCGAATGATGAAACGAATTTAATTGTGTATTCGATTTATAAAGAGGCATTTGTGAATCATCAATTTGGAACAGCAAGTGCACAAGCGATGGTATTATTTGTTTTCATTTTTATTGCTACATTACTTCAATTTAAGTTTGCTGAGAGAAAGGTGCATTATAAATGA
- a CDS encoding carbohydrate ABC transporter permease has translation MIVKQWKQNFLLYMLLIISAVMVFFPVLYAFLISFMTPDDIQMRRLFPTQFTFDNFMNIFRKVPLFTYLYNSLIVSTIVMIGQLIVSSLAAYAFVFLQFKGRNVIFFLFISTMLIPWEATMVPNFLTIQNFGWINSFAGMTVPFFATAFGIFLLRQHFMTLPNELKEAAFIEGIGNVRFLFSVVIPYCKTSFITLGVYSFLTTWNMYLWPLLVTTDEKVRTVQIGVKQLQSQEVATDWGSVMAGVTVIVIPTLILLFLGQKQLQQGLTKGAIK, from the coding sequence ATGATCGTTAAACAGTGGAAACAAAATTTCCTATTATACATGCTGCTCATTATTAGTGCAGTAATGGTGTTTTTTCCTGTACTCTATGCGTTTTTAATAAGCTTTATGACACCAGATGATATTCAAATGAGAAGGTTATTTCCGACCCAATTTACTTTCGATAATTTTATGAATATCTTTCGAAAAGTACCGCTTTTTACATACTTGTACAACAGTTTAATTGTATCGACGATTGTTATGATTGGACAACTTATCGTATCCAGTTTAGCAGCTTATGCTTTTGTTTTTCTTCAGTTTAAAGGGAGAAACGTAATTTTCTTCTTGTTTATTTCAACGATGCTTATTCCGTGGGAAGCAACGATGGTACCGAACTTTTTAACGATTCAAAACTTTGGTTGGATCAATAGCTTTGCTGGGATGACAGTGCCATTTTTTGCAACAGCTTTCGGTATTTTCTTATTACGCCAACATTTTATGACGCTTCCGAATGAATTGAAAGAAGCTGCTTTTATTGAAGGGATTGGAAATGTAAGGTTTTTATTCAGCGTTGTAATTCCGTATTGTAAAACGAGTTTTATTACGCTTGGAGTATATAGCTTTTTAACAACATGGAATATGTACTTGTGGCCGCTCTTAGTGACCACTGATGAAAAAGTCAGAACAGTTCAAATTGGTGTGAAGCAACTTCAATCTCAAGAAGTTGCAACTGATTGGGGAAGCGTAATGGCCGGTGTTACGGTTATCGTCATTCCAACGTTGATTTTACTATTTTTAGGGCAAAAGCAATTACAACAAGGATTAACAAAAGGTGCAATTAAATAA